One Glycine soja cultivar W05 chromosome 2, ASM419377v2, whole genome shotgun sequence genomic region harbors:
- the LOC114373392 gene encoding uncharacterized protein LOC114373392, with protein MNDTLRLYLRKYATVFFDDILVYNSDLASHVTHLESVIATLSERQFLLRQSKCLFAQNQLNYLGHIISANGIAPDPDKISAMLAWPIPSSPMALRNFLGLTGFYRKFIKGYVAIASPLTSLIRKDKFY; from the coding sequence ATGAACGATACCCTCCGCCTTTACTTGAGGAAGTATGCCACAGTCTTTTTCGATGACATACTCGTTTACAACTCTGATTTGGCTTCACATGTCACACATCTGGAGTCAGTGATAGCTACCTTATCGGAAAGGCAATTTCTTCTCCGGCAATCAAAGTGCCTATTCGCACAAAACCAACTCAATTATTTAGGTCACATCATTTCGGCTAACGGTATAGCCCCTGACCCTGACAAGATCTCCGCCATGCTTGCTTGGCCGATACCATCGTCACCGATGGCCCTTCGCAACTTCCTGGGATTAACAGGGTTCTACCGAAAATTCATCAAAGGGTACGTAGCCATTGCCTCTCCTCTCACATCCCTCATTCGCAAGGACAAGTTCTACTAG